The Biomphalaria glabrata chromosome 7, xgBioGlab47.1, whole genome shotgun sequence region taaaatattatgatatcctatctaaacgggacggacggacagacaggccacacaaaactaatagcaacttttcccctttcaggggccgctaaaaaacaaaaacaaaatccaatTATGGTTAACAAATAAAgaccattatatttttaaaaagtgaaaactCTTCagcaacattaataaaaattaaaaaaatactagaaACATATTTGAATAAGATACTTTTAAATTAGTGTATAAAAGTATGCCAGCCCATatgtactccccccccccccacacacacacacacaaaacaaaagaaaacccCCAGAAAATTTCTGGATCACCTGAACATGATCATCTCGATCTCAGCTTTATAAATCTAGCtactttcttttaaatattttcaagcAAATGCATGTAGGTTAGGTTTCATTCCACTGAAgttataaaaattgtaaagcAAAAACTTGAGATAAATCCGATTCCCAAAGAAAGCACaagttttaatgttatttttttcttaacctTTTCAGCTGATTATTATTCATTGAGATTTCTGTTCCTGTTTGCATAATGGCTAGACAATTGAGCACATCATTGTCAGATGGTTTGTTGGCATGGTCGGTACTTTACTTTATCTACCATGTCTTTTGGGTGAATTTCTTCGCTTGCATTGGTTTGGGAATTCAAGGTGCTGCTGCTGCAGTGGGTGTCATTAGATTTGCACAGAGTCGAATTGGAGGACAAGTGTATGACTATCACCAAATGTTGTCATGGCTTGCCCAGGTTTGttactttttacaaagataATATCAAATGatttttgttacaatttttgtacatgttgtttctcccacaaccaCTCTCAGATTAAGGTGAAACTTTTACACATTTATTGTACCTTatgaaacatgaatcaatacaaaaaattaaatgattagttatttaattattggtaatttttttttgttttgttaattatcaaaaagggaaataaatgtcaCTCATCAGAGATGAGGTTGTATTTTTGTAGTTATTCGCCTTTTAACAATTTGTAGAAGTATTTTCTCCCACTAACCATTctcaaatcaatttttaaattttgtataattattcataatggatgacaatacatgaataaaaaataaccaattagctTATTAGtgataatttgttttatataaaaataggaGCTTATTCCTGCAGTGTTGAAACATATTGCACTGATTTTCTCAGTTATTCCccttaaaaaaactttgattttttttcaaagtttttaaacaatattttgcttgttaagaATTACAATAAAATTACCAATAAAATTTTTCAGTTAATAGATAATATTCATTTTTGAGGTCATAATATAATCAACCTACAAAATCTGACACAATCATTCTACACTCTGTAACATGATAGTCTACTATTTATAGCATAATCACAGGGCTGGATGAGTCTATAGGCTACACAAGCTAAAGCTTAGGGCtcccaataaatatttagcactgacatttTATATCTGGACTTAATAAAGAGTCCCATGTCTCAAATAGCTTAAGGCCTTTTTAAGTCAAAATAGAGCACTGCATAGTCACAACAACCTGCAGCATATTCACCATAGTATGTGTAGCATACAACATCATTGAAATGAACCCATTATCAAATGACTTTGAAATTACTTGAGCATTtagctttcatttcatttattccACTCACCAATGTCATAACTTCAATGATAATTTTActattctaaatttttttttttaaataggtgaTGGGCCTACCCCTTCTGGCAGTAGGATTTTGCCACAAAGACCTGCCTATTATGATGAATTTGAACTTGATGATTATG contains the following coding sequences:
- the LOC106069406 gene encoding uncharacterized protein LOC106069406 encodes the protein MARQLSTSLSDGLLAWSVLYFIYHVFWVNFFACIGLGIQGAAAAVGVIRFAQSRIGGQVYDYHQMLSWLAQVMGLPLLAVGFCHKDLPIMMNLNLMIMIGVLIGSRFLASGMRQMAVQSCSGFAMLTIILICLRSWNIYGLLATALYVISGKVVGSEGKMGPFYRVDILHVGLAVANYLFTLAMSE